In the Cellulomonas sp. C5510 genome, CGTCGGGGTCGTCGTCGCCCTCGGCACCTGGGCCTCGCTCGCGCTGCCGACCACGTTCGCGCAGCCCAACTCCGTGACGGCGTGGGCGGTGTACGTCGCGCCGATCTCCCGCCTGCCGGAGTTCGTCCTCGGGCTCACCCTCGTCGCAGCGGTGCGCGGGCGGCGGGTGCCTGTCCCGCGCTGGGTCGCGGCCATCGTCGTCCTCGCCGCGTACCTCGTCGCCGGGCTCGACCCGACCGGGCTCGGGATCGCCGCGGTCACCGTCGTGCCGATCGCGGTGCTCCTCGTGGTGAGCGCGCAGGCCGATGCCGCGGGCGAGCGCTCGGTCCTGCACAACCCCGCGCTCGTCCTCGCGGGCGAGGCGAGCTACTGCTTCTACCTCGTGCACCACCTCGTCATCCGCCTGATCGGGCACCTCCTGCCGGCCGGCGCCCCGCCGGGCACCGGGCCCGCGCTGTGCCTCGTCGTCTCGGCCGGCCTCGCGTGGCTCCTCCACACGCGCGTCGAGGTCCCCCTCGAGCGGCGCCTCGGCGGCCGCCACGCAGCGGCGCGACGTCGGTCCGAGAGCCCGGCGCAGGAAGGCCCCGCGCACGGCGATCGCCGCGCGGTCGAGCACGCCCGCTGACCCGGAGCTCTCAGGGGCAGAGCGTTCCGCAGGCGAGACGAGTGCTCCTCAGCTGCGATGATCCGGCTTGCCGAAGGCCGGATCAGCACGGTTCGACGAGCACCTTCCAGGTGACGAAGACGACCGGGTTCTCCCCGCGGTCGGCCGTCGCGCGAGGAGTGGGTCGAGGCCGGTCAGGCCGGCGGTGTGCTGCTGACCTCGACGGTCCGCGCCGCGGGTCGTCCCGCCCCCGGGGGCGAGGGCAGGTCGGCCGTCGCCGCCGACCTCGCGCTCGCCCTCACGGAGGCCGGGTCGAGGTCCTCGAGCTCGCGCCCGGCAGCGTCCGACGCACCTTCACGCTGCTCGAGCTGGCGCGTCGGGTCGCGGAGGTCGAGCCGGCGGTCGCGCGGATCGCGGAGGCCGTCCGTGCTCCGTCCCGTCCCGCGCGGGGTCGGCCGCTCAGCGGTCGTCCGGCGGGCTGCTGAGCGCCCGCACCGCCCGCTCGAGGCGCGTCGCCCGGACCGCGTCCCCGGGCGCCGTCATGAGCGGGTGCAGCACGGAGTACCGCTGCTGACGGCCCAGCGCGTCGAACCGGGCCCGGGCGCCCGGCACGGCGTCCAGCGCCGCGAGCAGGTCGGCCGGCACCTCGGCGGACGCCTGTCCGGCGTACGCGCGTTCCCAGCGCCCGTCCGCGCGCGCCCTGTCGACCTCGGCCTGGCCGCGCTCCCGCAGCCGCCCCTCCGCCACGAGGCGCGCCACGTGCTCCACGTTCCGCTGCGACCACAGGGAGCGCGCGCGCCGGGGCACGAACCGCTGGAGGAACGTCGCGGCGTCGCCCCCGCGCCGCTGGCCGTCGATCCAGCCGCTGCAGAGCGCCTCGTCGAGCGCCTCCGCGTACGTCAGCGACGTCGGGTCGACGACCCCCTTCCTGGCGAGCACCAGCCAGACCCCGTCGGAGTCGTCCTCGTGCGCGTCCAGCCACGTCCGCCACGCGGCGACGTCGGGAACGGTCAGCGTGGGGGGCGGGCCGGCGGGGGCCGGACGTCCGGGTGGTGCGGGCGTCGTCGCGGGCACGGGGCGCTCCTCGGGGTCGGGGGCTCGACCGTACGCGACCCCACCGACACCGAACGTGCGGCCGCGGGGTGGGGCGGCGCCGGGGTCCGCCGCCGGGACGACCCGGCGGCGGCTCGTCAGCGCGCGTGCCGGTCCAGGCTGTTGAGCGTCGCCACCACCTGCGCGTAGTCGCCGCGGGCCTCGCCGTAGCGGAGGAGCTTCACGTTCTCGACCTGGATCTCCGTCGCGTCGGGCTGCGTCTGGATCAGCTCCACCACCTCGG is a window encoding:
- a CDS encoding acyltransferase; protein product: MTGSPGPSPGSAAVGSAAVGSSLTRSSACGPTTNLPTAPPRTRLASLTSLRAVAALLVFGFHVNLAPLAALTAQGRLGVSFFFVLSGMLLGLSWTSGTSARTFWRRRAARLYPAYLVAMLAGLVVSHVLGTELGRPGADVLALLLVQSWVPDARVYYVWNPVAWSLSTEAFFYLLFPLLAPLVLRLRTGATRGLRLACVGVVVALGTWASLALPTTFAQPNSVTAWAVYVAPISRLPEFVLGLTLVAAVRGRRVPVPRWVAAIVVLAAYLVAGLDPTGLGIAAVTVVPIAVLLVVSAQADAAGERSVLHNPALVLAGEASYCFYLVHHLVIRLIGHLLPAGAPPGTGPALCLVVSAGLAWLLHTRVEVPLERRLGGRHAAARRRSESPAQEGPAHGDRRAVEHAR
- a CDS encoding YdeI family protein, translating into MPATTPAPPGRPAPAGPPPTLTVPDVAAWRTWLDAHEDDSDGVWLVLARKGVVDPTSLTYAEALDEALCSGWIDGQRRGGDAATFLQRFVPRRARSLWSQRNVEHVARLVAEGRLRERGQAEVDRARADGRWERAYAGQASAEVPADLLAALDAVPGARARFDALGRQQRYSVLHPLMTAPGDAVRATRLERAVRALSSPPDDR